A genomic segment from Halonatronomonas betaini encodes:
- the radA gene encoding DNA repair protein RadA, whose translation MAKPKKYYKCTECGYKSSNWMGKCSSCDSWNTFVEYMENKSKKNTENISRDITVKPLIEESIETDDERISVNINEVDRVLGGGLVKGSLVLLGGEPGIGKSTLTLQIAHKLAKNNNKILYISGEESANQISIRAKRLNAFNENIYIMSITDINSIHEHLNSSTYDLVIADSIQTIYDSQYDSSPGSTVQIREVTSSFMSFAKRENVPVIIIGHVTKKGQIAGPKLMEHMVDTVLYLSGESNNYRLLKGHKNRFGSVEEVGVFSMDGDGLCEVENPSNLFLRERPINSSGSTVVPISEGNRVILVELQALVAPSSYGNPQRIASGIDRGRANLILAVLEKRLGLNLSERDAHFNIVGGLNVKEPALDLALAAAIISSYLDYDIPSNAVFFGEIGLSGEVRSVQADNNRIKEAKKMDFSQIVLPKGNIKGNRFEKVDLHPISNVNELFKLIKNNF comes from the coding sequence TTGGCTAAACCAAAAAAGTATTATAAATGTACTGAATGCGGCTATAAATCTTCTAACTGGATGGGAAAGTGTTCCAGCTGTGATAGCTGGAACACTTTTGTTGAATATATGGAAAATAAAAGCAAAAAAAATACTGAAAATATTTCCAGGGATATTACTGTTAAACCTTTAATTGAGGAGTCTATTGAGACAGATGATGAGAGGATTTCAGTTAATATTAATGAGGTTGATAGGGTTTTAGGGGGAGGATTAGTAAAAGGTTCTTTAGTTTTGTTAGGTGGAGAACCTGGAATAGGTAAGTCAACATTAACTTTGCAGATAGCTCATAAGCTAGCAAAAAATAATAATAAAATTTTATATATTTCTGGCGAAGAATCTGCAAATCAAATTTCAATTAGAGCAAAAAGGCTTAATGCTTTTAATGAAAATATTTATATAATGTCTATAACCGATATAAATAGTATTCATGAGCACTTAAATAGCTCTACCTATGACCTTGTAATAGCTGATTCAATTCAGACAATATACGACTCCCAATACGATTCGTCTCCTGGGAGTACTGTTCAAATTAGAGAAGTGACTTCTTCTTTTATGAGTTTTGCAAAAAGAGAGAATGTTCCAGTGATTATTATTGGTCATGTTACTAAAAAAGGACAAATAGCAGGTCCTAAATTAATGGAGCATATGGTAGATACAGTTTTATATTTAAGTGGAGAAAGTAATAATTATAGATTATTAAAGGGGCATAAAAATAGATTTGGGTCAGTTGAAGAGGTTGGCGTTTTTTCAATGGATGGAGATGGTTTATGTGAAGTTGAGAATCCTTCAAACCTGTTTTTGAGAGAACGACCAATAAATTCATCTGGGTCTACTGTTGTTCCTATTTCAGAAGGGAATAGAGTTATATTAGTCGAGCTCCAGGCATTAGTTGCCCCAAGCAGTTATGGTAATCCACAAAGAATTGCTTCAGGAATTGATAGAGGAAGAGCAAATTTGATCTTAGCAGTTTTAGAAAAAAGGCTAGGATTAAATCTTTCTGAAAGAGATGCTCATTTCAATATAGTTGGTGGTTTAAATGTTAAAGAGCCTGCTTTAGATTTAGCTTTAGCAGCTGCCATAATTTCAAGTTATTTAGATTATGATATCCCTTCAAATGCAGTATTTTTTGGGGAAATAGGTTTGAGTGGTGAAGTTAGGTCTGTACAGGCTGATAATAACAGGATTAAAGAAGCAAAAAAAATGGACTTTAGTCAAATAGTTTTGCCTAAAGGAAATATAAAAGGTAATAGATTTGAGAAAGTTGATTTACATCCTATTTCTAATGTGAATGAGTTGTTTAAGCTTATTAAAAATAACTTTTAA
- the disA gene encoding DNA integrity scanning diadenylate cyclase DisA, translating into MDRGDDIMYDALHIIAPGTVFREGLENILRAKTGGLIVVGDNEEIMSTVDGGFNINADLTPARLYELAKMDGAIILNKQADKILIANAQLVPDYNISSQETGTRHRTAERVAKQTGELVVSISQRRDVITLYKDNSKRVLEDIRVVLSKANQAVQTLDKYRSVLDQSLTNLSALEFEDLVTIADVVTVIQRAEMVLKIQNEIEKYITELGSEGRLVKMQLEELVTNVRQETILLIRDYIDYEDEEPDAEELLDELTDWSSDEMLATGTISKALGLGGSVNSMDLSISPKGYRLLRKIPRLPMPVIENLIDEFENLEAVINATSDELDDVDGIGEVRARSIREGLRRLRDQVLLDRHI; encoded by the coding sequence ATGGATAGAGGCGATGATATAATGTATGATGCTCTACATATAATTGCACCTGGTACAGTTTTTAGAGAAGGCTTAGAAAATATTCTGAGAGCTAAAACAGGTGGTTTAATTGTAGTAGGAGATAATGAAGAAATAATGAGTACTGTTGATGGTGGCTTCAATATTAATGCAGATCTTACTCCTGCTAGATTATATGAGTTAGCAAAAATGGATGGGGCAATAATATTAAATAAACAGGCTGATAAAATTCTAATTGCAAATGCTCAATTAGTACCTGACTATAATATATCTTCACAGGAGACAGGAACAAGACATAGAACAGCAGAAAGAGTTGCTAAACAGACTGGAGAATTAGTTGTTTCTATTTCTCAAAGGCGTGATGTTATAACTCTATATAAAGATAATTCTAAAAGGGTTTTAGAGGATATACGAGTTGTTTTATCTAAAGCAAATCAGGCAGTCCAAACACTGGATAAGTATAGATCTGTTTTGGATCAGTCTTTGACTAATCTTAGCGCCCTTGAGTTTGAGGATTTAGTGACTATAGCTGATGTAGTGACTGTAATTCAAAGAGCTGAAATGGTTCTTAAAATTCAAAATGAGATTGAAAAATATATTACTGAATTGGGCTCAGAGGGTAGATTAGTAAAAATGCAGTTGGAAGAATTGGTAACTAATGTTAGACAGGAGACAATTCTTTTAATAAGGGATTATATTGACTATGAAGATGAGGAGCCTGATGCAGAAGAGTTATTAGATGAATTAACTGACTGGTCTTCCGATGAAATGCTTGCTACTGGAACAATTAGTAAAGCCCTTGGTCTTGGTGGCAGTGTTAATTCTATGGATTTATCTATATCTCCTAAAGGATACAGGTTGCTCAGAAAAATTCCAAGACTACCAATGCCAGTTATTGAAAATTTAATTGATGAATTTGAAAATCTTGAAGCAGTAATAAATGCTACTTCTGATGAATTAGATGATGTTGATGGAATTGGAGAAGTTAGGGCTAGATCTATAAGGGAAGGCCTGAGAAGGTTAAGGGACCAGGTTCTTTTAGATAGACATATTTAA